The following proteins come from a genomic window of Kitasatospora cineracea:
- a CDS encoding 5-dehydro-4-deoxyglucarate dehydratase — protein sequence MPDTPDRLRSRLDGLLFFPVTAFAPDGSLDLTAFRTHVRARLDAGAGAVFAACGTGEYHALDLDEYRAVVAAAVEETAGAVPVVAGVGHGTALALEFLRRAEQAGADGVLALPPYLVKPSQAGLLRHYTELARATDLGVIVYARDNAVLEPDTVAALAALDNVIGLKDGIGDLDLMQRVISAVRTTHPGLDFRYFNGLPTAELTGLAYRGLGVTLYSSAVFCFAPDLALAFHKAVTGGDDALANRLLDGFFRPLVELRNQGRGYAVSLVKAGVRLEGLDVGTVRAPLAEPDPAHVGALAELIAHGRSLL from the coding sequence ATGCCCGACACGCCCGACCGACTGCGCAGCCGCCTCGACGGCCTGCTGTTCTTCCCCGTCACCGCCTTCGCCCCCGACGGCAGCCTCGACCTGACCGCCTTCCGCACCCACGTCCGGGCCCGCCTCGACGCCGGGGCCGGCGCCGTGTTCGCCGCCTGCGGCACCGGCGAGTACCACGCCCTCGACCTCGACGAGTACCGCGCCGTGGTCGCCGCCGCCGTCGAGGAGACCGCCGGAGCCGTCCCCGTGGTGGCCGGCGTCGGCCACGGCACCGCCCTCGCCCTGGAGTTCCTGCGCCGCGCCGAACAGGCCGGCGCCGACGGCGTCCTCGCCCTGCCGCCCTACCTGGTCAAGCCCTCCCAGGCGGGCCTGCTGCGGCACTACACCGAACTCGCCCGGGCCACCGACCTCGGCGTCATCGTCTACGCCCGCGACAACGCCGTCCTCGAACCCGACACCGTCGCCGCCCTCGCCGCCCTCGACAACGTCATCGGACTCAAGGACGGCATCGGCGACCTCGACCTGATGCAGCGCGTCATCAGCGCCGTCCGCACCACCCACCCCGGCCTCGACTTCCGCTACTTCAACGGCCTGCCCACCGCCGAACTCACCGGCCTCGCCTACCGCGGACTCGGCGTCACCCTCTACTCCTCCGCCGTCTTCTGCTTCGCCCCCGACCTCGCCCTCGCCTTCCACAAGGCCGTCACCGGCGGCGACGACGCCCTCGCCAACCGCCTGCTCGACGGCTTCTTCCGCCCCCTGGTCGAACTGCGCAACCAGGGCCGCGGCTACGCGGTCTCGCTGGTCAAGGCCGGCGTCCGGCTCGAGGGCCTCGACGTCGGCACCGTCCGCGCCCCGCTCGCCGAACCCGACCCCGCGCACGTCGGCGCGCTCGCCGAACTGATCGCCCACGGCCGCAGCCTGCTCTGA
- a CDS encoding NAD-dependent epimerase/dehydratase family protein: MTLVLLTGAAGGVGTMLRELLPPYGYRLRLADLKPVEGAPDALAFDLADADAVREAVRGVDAVVHLGGIALEDTFANIQHSNIEGTYRLYEAVRAEGVRRVVFASSNHAVGFTPLDGELPVRADIPPRPDTYYGLSKVFGESLASLYADKHGIETVSLRIGSCFPEPRSPRMLSTWLSPGDCARLVHAALTAPGVGHTVVNAISANTRAWWDLGPARALGYDPQDDAEAYAGRILAEHGELDPDGVDARLLGGYFTTL; this comes from the coding sequence GTGACACTCGTCCTGCTCACCGGCGCGGCCGGCGGCGTCGGCACCATGCTGCGCGAGCTGCTGCCCCCGTACGGCTACCGGCTGCGGCTGGCCGACCTCAAACCCGTCGAGGGCGCGCCGGACGCGCTGGCCTTCGACCTGGCCGACGCCGACGCCGTCCGCGAGGCGGTGCGCGGCGTGGACGCGGTGGTCCACCTCGGCGGGATCGCCCTGGAGGACACCTTCGCCAACATCCAGCACAGCAACATCGAGGGCACCTACCGGCTGTACGAGGCGGTGCGGGCCGAGGGCGTGCGCCGGGTGGTCTTCGCCAGCTCGAACCACGCGGTCGGCTTCACCCCGCTGGACGGCGAACTGCCGGTGCGCGCCGACATCCCGCCGCGCCCGGACACCTACTACGGCCTGTCCAAGGTGTTCGGCGAGTCGCTGGCCTCGCTGTACGCCGACAAGCACGGGATCGAGACGGTCTCGCTGCGGATCGGCTCCTGCTTCCCCGAGCCGCGCTCGCCCCGGATGCTCTCCACCTGGCTCAGCCCCGGCGACTGCGCGCGCCTGGTGCACGCCGCCCTCACCGCGCCCGGCGTCGGCCACACCGTGGTCAACGCGATCAGCGCCAACACCCGCGCCTGGTGGGACCTGGGCCCGGCCCGGGCGCTCGGCTACGACCCGCAGGACGACGCCGAGGCGTACGCCGGGCGGATCCTGGCCGAGCACGGCGAGCTGGACCCGGACGGCGTGGACGCCCGGCTGCTCGGCGGGTACTTCACCACCCTGTAG
- a CDS encoding carbohydrate ABC transporter permease: protein MSADATRLPAARRGAARSVRATAVRDRTGRLLRLFLPLGLYLLFTLVPFYWMLLFALRPAGSTSLLPWPVTFEHFDTVWNGMGFRTYFTNSVLIAALTLVSVTFFALMGGYALARFAFRGRRAFMLALLCTQFVPGAMMLIPLFNVFQLLHLIDTRWSLVVAETVFQLPLAMILMSGFVKNVPVELEESAMVDGCGRLRAFLAVVLPLLRPGIVAVGSFAFIGSWNNFLFALMFLNDPELQTVPVGLQTTIGENTVDFGALAAGGVVAAVPVVLVFAFVQKYLVQGMSAGAVKG from the coding sequence ATGAGCGCCGACGCCACCCGCCTGCCGGCCGCCCGCCGCGGGGCCGCCCGCTCCGTCCGGGCCACCGCCGTCCGGGACCGCACCGGGCGCCTGCTGCGGCTGTTCCTGCCGCTGGGCCTGTACCTGCTCTTCACCCTGGTGCCGTTCTACTGGATGCTGCTGTTCGCGCTGCGCCCGGCCGGCTCCACCTCGCTGCTGCCCTGGCCGGTGACCTTCGAGCACTTCGACACCGTGTGGAACGGCATGGGCTTCCGCACCTACTTCACCAACAGCGTGCTGATCGCCGCGCTGACCCTGGTGTCGGTGACCTTCTTCGCCCTGATGGGCGGCTACGCACTGGCCCGGTTCGCGTTCCGCGGGCGGCGGGCGTTCATGCTGGCGCTGCTGTGCACCCAGTTCGTGCCGGGCGCGATGATGCTGATCCCGCTGTTCAACGTCTTCCAGCTGCTGCACCTGATCGACACCCGGTGGAGCCTGGTGGTCGCCGAGACGGTGTTCCAGCTGCCGCTGGCGATGATCCTGATGAGCGGTTTCGTGAAGAACGTGCCGGTGGAGCTGGAGGAGTCGGCGATGGTGGACGGCTGCGGCCGGCTGCGCGCCTTCCTCGCGGTGGTGCTGCCGCTGCTGCGGCCGGGCATCGTCGCGGTGGGCTCGTTCGCCTTCATCGGCAGCTGGAACAACTTCCTGTTCGCGCTGATGTTCCTCAACGACCCGGAGCTGCAGACCGTCCCGGTGGGCCTGCAGACCACCATCGGCGAGAACACCGTGGACTTCGGCGCGCTGGCCGCGGGCGGCGTGGTCGCCGCGGTGCCGGTGGTGCTGGTGTTCGCCTTCGTGCAGAAGTACCTCGTCCAGGGCATGAGCGCCGGCGCCGTCAAGGGCTGA
- a CDS encoding ABC transporter substrate-binding protein, which yields MARSLRTAAAALAALGLLTACGSGGSAGDSAKKTVITFWDNNAGPARTPLYQHLIDEFEKAHPGIEVKYVGVTSSEVAEKYNTAIAAGSTPDVGGVTTALLASLTAQKALVPLDERLAGSPLNGKLSAAMLETSKAAAGGKGLYQLPSSGNQDVIWYRADKFEEAGIGVPKTWDELFAAAAKLTDRSKNQYGFTIRGGAGSGFQVLAEAYAYSGLTEVFDANGKSTVDDPKNVELIARIAAQYKQTTPEADVSNAYPQMLAQFQANQVMMVHHNLGSTKDVRSALGDKAAGMLLPAGPNGTATLANPVDGFGVFKNSKHQDAAWTFLEYLDSHGANSYWNENAGQIPANTEAYADDWYVKSGITKRAGDALNSGKLVQPPVYLPQYSKITKTEAEPNFQKVLLGRMSPADFAKSVADALTKAQADYRAKNG from the coding sequence ATGGCCCGCTCCCTGCGCACCGCCGCCGCGGCCCTCGCCGCGCTCGGCCTGCTCACCGCCTGCGGTTCCGGCGGCTCCGCCGGCGACTCCGCGAAGAAGACCGTGATCACCTTCTGGGACAACAACGCCGGACCGGCCCGCACCCCGCTGTACCAGCACCTGATCGACGAGTTCGAGAAGGCGCACCCGGGCATCGAGGTGAAGTACGTCGGCGTGACCAGTTCCGAGGTCGCCGAGAAGTACAACACCGCGATCGCCGCCGGCTCCACGCCCGACGTCGGCGGCGTCACCACCGCCCTGCTGGCCTCGCTGACCGCGCAGAAGGCCCTCGTCCCGCTGGACGAGCGCCTGGCGGGCAGCCCGCTGAACGGGAAGCTGTCGGCGGCGATGCTGGAGACCTCGAAGGCGGCGGCCGGCGGCAAGGGCCTGTACCAGCTGCCGTCCTCCGGCAACCAGGACGTCATCTGGTACCGGGCGGACAAGTTCGAGGAGGCCGGGATCGGCGTCCCGAAGACCTGGGACGAGCTGTTCGCGGCGGCCGCGAAGCTCACCGACAGGTCGAAGAACCAGTACGGCTTCACCATCCGCGGCGGCGCGGGCTCCGGCTTCCAGGTGCTGGCCGAGGCGTACGCCTACTCCGGCCTGACCGAGGTGTTCGACGCGAACGGGAAGTCCACCGTCGACGACCCGAAGAACGTCGAGCTGATCGCCAGGATCGCCGCCCAGTACAAGCAGACCACCCCGGAGGCCGACGTCTCCAACGCCTACCCGCAGATGCTGGCCCAGTTCCAGGCCAACCAGGTGATGATGGTGCACCACAACCTGGGCTCCACCAAGGACGTGCGGAGCGCGCTCGGCGACAAGGCGGCCGGCATGCTGCTGCCCGCCGGGCCGAACGGCACCGCGACGCTGGCCAACCCGGTCGACGGCTTCGGCGTGTTCAAGAACTCCAAGCACCAGGACGCCGCCTGGACCTTCCTGGAGTACCTCGACTCGCACGGGGCCAACTCGTACTGGAACGAGAACGCCGGCCAGATCCCCGCCAACACCGAGGCGTACGCGGACGACTGGTACGTGAAGTCCGGCATCACCAAGCGGGCCGGGGACGCGCTGAACAGCGGGAAGCTGGTGCAGCCGCCGGTCTACCTGCCGCAGTACTCGAAGATCACCAAGACCGAGGCGGAACCGAACTTCCAGAAGGTGCTGCTGGGCAGGATGTCCCCCGCGGACTTCGCCAAGTCGGTGGCCGACGCCCTCACCAAGGCGCAGGCCGACTACCGGGCGAAGAACGGCTGA
- a CDS encoding carbohydrate ABC transporter permease, giving the protein MTLAGPYGARVRRALTPYALIAPTVLLLVGFLLVPLGSVGYYALQHRVVNEPYDDAFVGLDNFSRMLGDQQFWHSLLFSAKWVAAEVGLQLLLGLVLALIVNETFVGRAAARALVFSPWAVSGVLTTGIWLLLYNPATGVFHQLSEFGLADPATSVLGDPDTVFPAVVVAELWRGVPFFAILILADLQSVPKDLYEAASIDGAGRVRSFLHVTLPHLRDAIVLATLLRAVWEFNNVDLLYTLTNGGPAGATTGLPLYVAQLARKSYDFGYGSALTAAAFVLLLFCSVLYLRLSRFEGRGEGVQR; this is encoded by the coding sequence GTGACGCTCGCCGGTCCGTACGGAGCCCGCGTCCGCCGGGCGCTCACCCCGTACGCCCTGATCGCTCCGACCGTCCTGCTGCTGGTCGGCTTCCTGCTGGTGCCGCTCGGCAGCGTCGGCTACTACGCGCTGCAGCACCGGGTGGTGAACGAGCCGTACGACGACGCGTTCGTCGGGCTGGACAACTTCTCCCGGATGCTGGGCGACCAGCAGTTCTGGCACAGCCTGCTGTTCTCCGCGAAGTGGGTGGCCGCCGAGGTGGGGCTGCAGCTGCTGCTCGGCCTGGTGCTGGCCCTGATCGTGAACGAGACCTTCGTCGGCCGGGCCGCGGCCCGGGCACTGGTGTTCTCGCCCTGGGCGGTGTCCGGGGTGCTGACCACCGGGATCTGGCTGCTGCTGTACAACCCGGCCACCGGGGTGTTCCACCAGCTGTCCGAGTTCGGCCTCGCCGACCCGGCGACCTCGGTGCTGGGCGACCCGGACACCGTGTTCCCGGCCGTGGTGGTGGCCGAACTCTGGCGCGGCGTACCGTTCTTCGCCATCCTGATCCTCGCCGACCTGCAGTCCGTCCCGAAGGACCTGTACGAGGCGGCGTCGATCGACGGCGCGGGCCGGGTCCGCAGCTTCCTGCACGTGACGCTCCCCCACCTGCGGGACGCGATCGTGCTGGCCACCCTGCTGCGCGCGGTGTGGGAGTTCAACAACGTCGACCTGCTGTACACGCTGACCAACGGCGGCCCGGCCGGGGCGACCACCGGCCTGCCGCTGTACGTGGCCCAACTGGCCCGCAAGTCCTACGACTTCGGCTACGGGTCGGCGCTGACCGCGGCGGCCTTCGTGCTGCTGCTGTTCTGCTCGGTGCTGTACCTGCGGCTCAGCCGCTTCGAGGGCCGGGGCGAGGGGGTGCAGCGATGA
- a CDS encoding enolase C-terminal domain-like protein encodes MAAVASVEVSFFTTLARTAVDPHGHRHPAEPHEVREALLTVTDTDGAAGRVLVQPDHLRPHVLDKYVRPALLGQEALERERLWTSLARRQRGAGGGLTDRALCFVDLALWDLAGQRLGQPVWRLLGGARREAPAYASTMCGDGTPGGLATPADYAAFAVRLVEQGYRAIKLHTWMPPVAGAPSVALDVAACTAVREAVGPDVELMLDANHWYSRTEALRLGRALQELGFYWLEEPMEEASVSSYRWLAEQLEIPVIGPETSWGKNFTRAEWAASGACDILRTGTTDVGGITPAVRTLHLAEAFNLDCEVHGNGSGNLALLGAATNARWYERGLLHPLVDFDLLPPHLNSAVDAIDERGVVVFPERPGLGDDFDLDYIKSHTVEVS; translated from the coding sequence GTGGCAGCCGTCGCCTCGGTCGAGGTGTCCTTCTTCACCACCCTCGCCCGCACCGCCGTCGACCCGCACGGCCACCGGCACCCGGCCGAGCCGCACGAGGTCCGCGAGGCCCTGCTGACCGTCACCGACACCGACGGCGCCGCCGGCCGGGTGCTGGTGCAGCCCGACCACCTGCGCCCGCACGTGCTGGACAAGTACGTCCGGCCCGCGCTGCTCGGACAGGAGGCGCTGGAACGCGAACGGCTGTGGACCTCACTGGCCCGCCGCCAGCGCGGCGCGGGCGGCGGCCTCACCGACCGGGCGCTGTGCTTCGTCGACCTCGCCCTGTGGGACCTCGCGGGGCAGCGGCTGGGCCAGCCGGTGTGGCGGCTGCTCGGCGGCGCCCGCCGGGAGGCGCCCGCGTACGCCTCCACCATGTGCGGCGACGGGACACCGGGCGGGCTGGCCACCCCGGCCGACTACGCGGCCTTCGCGGTGCGGCTGGTCGAGCAGGGCTACCGGGCGATCAAACTGCACACCTGGATGCCGCCGGTGGCGGGCGCCCCCAGCGTGGCCCTAGACGTCGCGGCCTGCACGGCGGTGCGCGAGGCGGTCGGCCCGGACGTCGAACTGATGCTGGACGCCAACCACTGGTACTCGCGCACCGAGGCGCTGCGGCTCGGCCGGGCGCTGCAGGAGCTCGGGTTCTACTGGCTGGAGGAGCCGATGGAGGAGGCGTCGGTGTCCTCCTACCGGTGGCTGGCCGAGCAGTTGGAGATCCCGGTGATCGGGCCGGAGACCTCCTGGGGCAAGAACTTCACCCGCGCCGAGTGGGCGGCCTCCGGCGCCTGCGACATCCTGCGCACCGGCACCACCGACGTCGGCGGCATCACCCCGGCGGTGCGCACCCTGCACCTGGCCGAGGCGTTCAACCTGGACTGCGAGGTGCACGGCAACGGCTCCGGCAACCTCGCCCTGCTCGGCGCCGCCACCAACGCCCGCTGGTACGAGCGCGGACTGCTGCACCCGCTGGTCGACTTCGACCTGCTGCCGCCGCACCTGAACTCGGCGGTCGACGCGATCGACGAACGCGGCGTGGTGGTCTTCCCCGAACGCCCGGGTCTGGGCGACGATTTCGACCTCGACTACATCAAGTCCCACACCGTGGAGGTGTCGTGA